The following proteins come from a genomic window of Mycobacterium sp. DL:
- a CDS encoding HAMP domain-containing sensor histidine kinase — protein MKRTWQSWTLLRQLVVGVSAVVMIALVTVGVMSVVTLRASVLGIIDSQLSGAADGTTNSVAKYRATPGPDGMLPAPDAMKPLTQLIGQAPGNVVALIQNGEVVDSAIFGDGDARPAPPAAIAAIAERSWTDPQPHTVELPDLGWYRMVGRPGDGDEILVTAVSRTPAWEAMIRETAIVSGMSALALVITALSTVAIVRFALRPLRRVAATAAEVAALPLDRDNHAITPRVPAGDNDPRTEVGLVGDTLNRLLDHVEGALADVAASDRRMRQFITDASHELRTPLAAISGYAELTRQDSSVLPETTEYSLARIEAEAQRMSSLVADLLLLARLDEGQDLQATEIDLTDLVVDAVNDAAVSAPSHRWLTAVPDGPVWVRGDRAQLHQTVANLLSNARLHTPAGTTVTAGISTGTDDGGGDYVEMTVADDGPGITADLLPHLFERFVRADKSRSRQTGSFGLGLSIAASIVESHGGTISARSDSGRTAFTVRLATMRTAVTAAPTSA, from the coding sequence ATGAAGCGCACCTGGCAGAGCTGGACCCTGCTGCGGCAACTTGTTGTCGGAGTCTCCGCGGTGGTGATGATCGCCCTGGTGACCGTCGGTGTGATGTCGGTGGTGACGCTGCGGGCGTCGGTGCTGGGCATCATCGACTCGCAGCTGTCGGGGGCCGCCGACGGGACCACCAACTCGGTGGCCAAGTACCGTGCCACGCCCGGTCCCGACGGGATGCTGCCTGCGCCGGACGCGATGAAGCCGCTGACCCAGCTCATCGGGCAGGCGCCGGGAAATGTCGTCGCGCTGATCCAGAACGGTGAGGTGGTGGACTCGGCGATCTTCGGCGACGGCGATGCCCGCCCCGCCCCACCGGCGGCGATTGCGGCGATCGCCGAGCGGTCTTGGACCGACCCGCAGCCCCACACCGTGGAACTGCCCGACCTGGGCTGGTACCGGATGGTGGGCCGGCCCGGCGACGGCGACGAGATCCTCGTGACGGCCGTGTCGCGGACGCCCGCGTGGGAGGCGATGATCCGCGAGACGGCGATCGTGTCCGGGATGTCGGCGCTGGCCCTGGTGATCACGGCATTGAGCACCGTGGCCATCGTCCGGTTCGCCCTCCGGCCGCTGCGCCGTGTCGCCGCGACCGCAGCCGAGGTGGCCGCACTTCCGCTGGACCGCGACAACCACGCGATCACCCCGCGGGTGCCCGCCGGTGACAACGATCCCCGGACCGAGGTGGGGCTCGTCGGCGATACCCTCAACCGGTTACTCGACCACGTCGAAGGCGCCCTGGCCGACGTCGCCGCCTCGGACCGGCGGATGCGGCAGTTCATCACCGACGCCAGCCACGAACTGCGCACGCCGTTGGCCGCCATCTCCGGTTATGCAGAGCTGACCCGGCAGGACAGTTCGGTGTTGCCCGAGACCACCGAGTATTCGCTGGCGCGGATCGAGGCCGAAGCACAGCGGATGAGCTCACTGGTCGCCGATCTGCTCCTGCTCGCCCGACTCGACGAAGGACAGGACCTCCAGGCCACCGAGATCGATCTCACCGACCTCGTGGTCGACGCCGTCAACGACGCAGCGGTCTCCGCTCCGTCACACCGCTGGCTGACCGCGGTCCCCGACGGCCCGGTCTGGGTGCGCGGGGACCGGGCGCAGCTGCACCAGACCGTAGCCAACCTGCTGTCCAACGCACGCCTGCACACCCCTGCGGGGACGACGGTGACGGCCGGCATCTCGACCGGAACCGACGACGGCGGTGGCGATTACGTCGAGATGACCGTGGCCGACGACGGACCGGGTATCACGGCGGATCTGCTGCCACACCTGTTCGAGCGTTTCGTGCGCGCCGACAAGTCACGCTCCCGGCAGACCGGCAGTTTCGGACTCGGTCTGTCGATCGCCGCATCGATCGTCGAATCCCACGGCGGCACGATCTCGGCCCGATCCGATTCGGGCAGAACCGCTTTCACCGTCCGCCTGGCCACGATGCGCACCGCCGTCACGGCCGCGCCGACGTCAGCGTGA
- a CDS encoding response regulator transcription factor has translation MYRADGSPIRVLLVDDERALTNLVRMALKYEGWDIDVAHDAAEAVAKYEADPPDLLVLDIMLPDMDGLGVLRRLRESGTYTPTLFLTARDSVADRVTGLTTGGDDYMTKPFSLEELVARLRGLLRRSAYLTPAGDESLVVGDLTLDAASHEVARAGEPISLTSTEFELLRLLMRNQRKALERTEILRQVWNYDFGGRSSIVDLYVSYLRKKVDAGREPMIHTVRGVGYMLRPAQ, from the coding sequence ATGTACCGCGCCGACGGGTCGCCGATCCGGGTGCTGCTCGTCGACGACGAACGGGCGCTGACCAACCTGGTCCGGATGGCCCTGAAGTACGAGGGCTGGGACATCGACGTCGCCCACGATGCCGCGGAGGCCGTCGCCAAGTACGAGGCCGACCCTCCCGATCTGCTCGTGCTCGACATCATGCTGCCCGACATGGACGGGCTCGGCGTACTGAGGCGGCTCCGGGAGTCGGGCACGTACACGCCGACGCTGTTCCTGACCGCCCGCGATTCGGTAGCGGATCGGGTCACCGGCCTGACCACAGGCGGCGACGACTACATGACCAAACCGTTCTCGCTGGAAGAGCTCGTCGCCCGGCTGCGCGGGCTACTCCGGAGGTCGGCCTATCTGACTCCCGCCGGAGACGAGTCGCTGGTGGTGGGCGACCTCACCCTCGACGCTGCGAGCCACGAGGTGGCACGCGCGGGCGAGCCGATCTCGTTGACGTCCACCGAATTCGAGCTTCTGCGACTGCTGATGCGTAATCAGCGAAAAGCGCTCGAACGCACCGAGATTCTGCGACAGGTGTGGAACTACGACTTCGGTGGACGCTCCAGCATCGTCGATCTGTACGTGTCCTATCTGCGCAAGAAGGTCGACGCGGGCCGCGAACCGATGATCCACACCGTCCGCGGGGTCGGATACATGTTGCGACCGGCGCAATGA
- a CDS encoding ABC transporter ATP-binding protein: MNRPAIRVRNLSYSYPGGLPALGGIDLEVAAGERVALLGPNGAGKTTLMLHLNGVLTASQGTVEITGTALSRKTLRDIRRKVGVVFQDPDDQLFMPTLAQDVAFGPANFGVRGAELEARVARALEVVSMTDLAARSPAHMSGGQRRRAALATVLACEPEVLVLDEPSANLDPVARRELAETLAGLDATMLIVTHDLPYAAQLCDRAIVMDGGLIVADGPIGDVLSNTELLAAHRLELPWGFVVGSR; the protein is encoded by the coding sequence GTGAACCGGCCGGCGATCCGTGTCCGGAACCTGAGCTACTCCTACCCGGGTGGGCTTCCGGCGCTCGGCGGTATCGATCTCGAGGTCGCCGCAGGGGAGCGTGTCGCGTTGCTCGGCCCCAATGGAGCCGGAAAGACGACCCTCATGCTCCACCTCAACGGTGTGCTGACCGCGTCGCAGGGCACTGTCGAGATCACCGGGACGGCGTTGTCGCGCAAGACCCTTCGTGATATCCGGCGCAAGGTCGGAGTCGTCTTCCAGGATCCCGACGACCAGCTGTTCATGCCGACCCTCGCCCAGGACGTCGCCTTCGGACCCGCCAACTTCGGGGTCCGCGGCGCCGAGCTCGAAGCGCGTGTCGCGCGTGCCCTCGAGGTCGTGTCGATGACCGACCTGGCCGCGCGCAGTCCCGCCCACATGTCGGGTGGTCAGCGCCGGCGCGCGGCACTGGCCACCGTTCTGGCGTGTGAACCCGAAGTGCTCGTTCTCGACGAGCCGTCGGCCAACCTCGACCCCGTCGCCCGCAGGGAACTGGCCGAGACCCTGGCGGGGCTCGACGCGACGATGCTGATCGTCACCCACGACCTGCCGTACGCAGCTCAGCTGTGTGACCGCGCGATCGTCATGGATGGCGGCCTCATCGTCGCCGACGGTCCGATCGGCGACGTGCTGTCGAACACCGAACTTCTCGCCGCGCACCGCCTCGAGTTGCCGTGGGGCTTTGTCGTCGGCTCACGCTGA
- a CDS encoding metalloregulator ArsR/SmtB family transcription factor, producing the protein MDDRSVVELASSALSDVDTAGWAQRFDLVSDPHRLEILLSLHRAPGICVSDLAAALGRSENAVSQALRVLRAQGWVTSTRTGRSVSYRLDDEIVHDLLHWIGARHSEPAGRHGHH; encoded by the coding sequence GTGGACGATCGGTCGGTGGTCGAGTTGGCGTCGTCGGCGCTGTCCGACGTCGATACGGCGGGATGGGCGCAGCGATTCGACCTGGTGTCCGATCCGCACCGGCTGGAGATCCTGCTGAGCCTGCACCGCGCGCCCGGAATCTGTGTCAGTGACCTGGCGGCTGCGCTCGGCCGATCGGAGAACGCCGTGTCCCAGGCGCTGCGGGTGCTCCGCGCGCAAGGGTGGGTGACCAGCACGCGGACCGGCCGTTCGGTCAGCTACCGGTTGGACGACGAGATCGTGCACGACCTGCTGCACTGGATCGGCGCCCGGCACTCGGAGCCGGCGGGGCGCCACGGGCATCACTGA
- a CDS encoding PDGLE domain-containing protein: MTAPTPRRWWFWIGFAMVTLLIAGGVSYFASSSPDGLDSATLQGCEVIETPAGEELRGECIAQHADEHSLAASPLADYAIGGQDGTGGLAGIVGVVVTVVVAGGAFWLIARSRTKPTSPTRD; encoded by the coding sequence ATGACGGCGCCGACGCCACGCCGATGGTGGTTCTGGATCGGATTCGCCATGGTCACCCTGCTGATCGCCGGGGGTGTGTCGTATTTCGCGAGCTCGAGTCCGGACGGTCTGGACTCGGCGACGCTGCAGGGCTGCGAGGTGATCGAGACCCCGGCCGGCGAAGAACTCCGGGGTGAATGCATTGCACAGCACGCCGACGAACATTCCCTCGCGGCCTCGCCGCTAGCCGACTACGCGATCGGCGGCCAGGACGGGACCGGCGGGCTCGCGGGCATCGTCGGCGTCGTCGTCACGGTCGTGGTCGCCGGCGGTGCCTTCTGGCTGATCGCCCGGTCCCGCACGAAACCCACGTCGCCGACGAGAGATTGA
- a CDS encoding 3-oxoacyl-ACP reductase, with protein MMDLTERLKDKVAVITGGASGIGLATAKRMQSEGAIVVIGDVDPATGQSVANDLNVTFVQVDVSDQVAVDHLFDTAVEVHGGVDIAFNNAGISPPEDDLIENTSVDAWDRVQDINLKSVFFCCKAALRHMVPQQKGSIVNTASFVAVMGSATSQISYTASKGGVLAMSRELGVQYARQGIRVNALCPGPVNTPLLKELFAKDPERAARRLVHVPVGRFAEPEELAAAVAFLASDDASFITGSSFLVDGGISSAYVTPL; from the coding sequence CTGATGGATCTGACCGAGCGACTGAAGGACAAGGTCGCCGTGATCACCGGTGGCGCCAGCGGCATCGGTCTGGCGACCGCGAAGCGGATGCAGTCCGAGGGCGCGATCGTTGTCATCGGGGATGTCGACCCGGCCACCGGCCAGAGCGTCGCGAACGACCTCAACGTGACCTTCGTACAGGTCGATGTCTCGGACCAGGTTGCGGTGGACCACCTGTTCGACACTGCAGTCGAGGTCCACGGTGGTGTCGACATCGCCTTCAACAACGCGGGCATCAGTCCGCCGGAGGACGACCTGATCGAGAACACCAGCGTCGACGCATGGGACCGGGTGCAGGACATCAACCTGAAGTCGGTGTTCTTCTGCTGCAAGGCCGCACTGCGGCACATGGTGCCGCAGCAGAAGGGGTCGATCGTCAACACCGCGTCGTTCGTCGCCGTGATGGGTTCGGCGACGTCGCAGATCTCCTACACCGCCTCCAAGGGCGGCGTGCTGGCGATGTCGCGCGAACTGGGTGTGCAGTACGCACGTCAGGGCATCCGCGTCAACGCGCTGTGCCCGGGACCGGTCAACACGCCTCTGCTCAAGGAGTTGTTCGCGAAGGATCCCGAGCGGGCCGCCCGCAGGTTGGTGCACGTGCCTGTCGGCCGGTTCGCCGAACCGGAGGAACTCGCCGCCGCGGTGGCATTCCTGGCCAGCGATGACGCATCGTTCATCACGGGATCGTCGTTCCTCGTCGACGGCGGGATCAGCTCCGCTTACGTCACACCGCTCTAG
- a CDS encoding GntR family transcriptional regulator, which translates to MAAPPDPSDKARFPEGADVSDALLRPVRPLNAFEDTVERLLQTIRLGMLHPGESLPPERELAARLGVSRDTVREAIKSLADAGYLVSRRGRYGGTFLADALPTPSADEVRFTRADIDDALSLREILEVGAARMAAARTLTATEREALWSRLADVRDAATEDYRRLDSRLHLAIAEAAGVPSLVPLVAQNRMRLNELLDRIPLLARNIAHSDEQHEAIVMAILAGDADNAAQTMTAHVWGSASLLHGFLD; encoded by the coding sequence ATGGCAGCCCCACCGGACCCCAGTGACAAGGCCAGATTTCCCGAGGGCGCTGACGTCAGCGACGCCCTGCTGCGTCCGGTTCGGCCACTCAACGCGTTCGAGGACACCGTCGAGCGGCTCCTGCAGACCATCCGACTGGGAATGCTGCATCCGGGCGAATCCCTGCCCCCCGAACGGGAACTCGCGGCGCGGCTCGGGGTCAGCCGGGACACGGTGCGCGAGGCGATCAAGTCGCTGGCCGACGCGGGCTATCTGGTGTCGCGCCGTGGCCGCTACGGCGGCACGTTCCTGGCCGACGCGCTGCCCACGCCCAGTGCCGACGAGGTCAGGTTCACCCGCGCGGACATCGACGACGCGCTGAGCCTGCGGGAGATCCTCGAGGTGGGTGCCGCGCGGATGGCGGCGGCGCGGACACTCACCGCTACCGAGCGTGAGGCGTTGTGGAGCCGGCTGGCCGATGTGCGCGACGCCGCCACCGAGGACTACCGGCGCCTGGACTCGCGGTTGCATCTGGCGATCGCCGAGGCCGCCGGAGTGCCGTCGCTGGTGCCGCTGGTCGCGCAGAACCGGATGCGCCTCAACGAACTGCTGGATCGGATCCCACTGCTCGCGCGCAACATCGCCCACTCCGACGAACAGCACGAGGCCATCGTGATGGCGATCCTGGCCGGCGACGCGGACAACGCGGCACAGACGATGACCGCGCACGTGTGGGGTTCGGCCTCGCTGCTGCACGGATTCCTGGACTGA
- a CDS encoding energy-coupling factor ABC transporter permease has product MNVDHVAMHMSDGIVNAPISLLFGGIAVVAMAVCVAKARTELDERTVPLAGLVAAFVFAVQMVNFPILPGVSGHLLGGALAAILVGPYTGALCVSIVLIVQALLFADGGVTALGTNITNMSVIGVVAGYGTAAVLYRLARRRRADVPVPVVGTIAFISAVIGTVCAAMGFVLEYALGGAATTSLGTVAAYMFGTHVLIGIGEGIITALTVMAVVRARPDLVYLLRTNTRAEVTV; this is encoded by the coding sequence ATGAACGTCGACCACGTCGCGATGCACATGAGCGACGGCATCGTCAACGCACCGATCTCGCTCCTGTTCGGCGGTATCGCAGTGGTGGCAATGGCTGTGTGCGTGGCGAAGGCACGGACCGAGCTCGACGAACGCACCGTGCCACTCGCCGGACTCGTGGCCGCCTTCGTCTTCGCCGTGCAGATGGTGAACTTCCCGATCCTTCCCGGTGTCAGCGGCCACCTGCTCGGCGGCGCGCTCGCCGCGATCCTCGTCGGCCCGTACACCGGGGCGCTCTGTGTGTCGATCGTCCTCATCGTCCAGGCACTTCTGTTCGCCGACGGTGGGGTGACGGCGTTGGGCACCAACATCACCAACATGTCCGTGATCGGTGTCGTCGCCGGCTACGGGACCGCGGCGGTCTTGTACCGCCTCGCGCGGCGCCGCCGGGCCGATGTCCCCGTACCCGTTGTCGGGACGATCGCTTTCATCTCCGCGGTGATCGGCACTGTTTGTGCCGCAATGGGTTTCGTACTGGAGTATGCGCTCGGGGGAGCGGCGACGACGTCGCTGGGCACGGTCGCGGCCTACATGTTCGGCACCCACGTCCTGATCGGGATCGGCGAAGGAATCATCACCGCACTGACCGTGATGGCGGTGGTGCGGGCCCGGCCCGATCTCGTGTATCTGCTGCGCACCAACACACGCGCCGAGGTCACGGTATGA
- a CDS encoding gamma-glutamyl-gamma-aminobutyrate hydrolase family protein, which yields MSGCDDAGVRPVVGLTTYLQQAQTGVWDVRASFLPAIYFEGVGLAGGISVLLPPQPADEAIADRVLDRLDGLIITGGRDVDPAAYRSRRHPATDEPSADTRTRDAFEFMLLRGALRRGIPVLGICRGAQVLNVALGGTLHQHLPDVVGHTRHQQGNAVFSTSSISTVSGTKVAGLIGPTTDAQCYHHQAIDRLGDGLIVSASDADGVIEAVEIDPAKYPHSWAIAVQWHPEERLDDLRLFAGLVGAATAYATERVSL from the coding sequence TTGAGCGGCTGTGACGACGCGGGTGTCCGTCCCGTGGTCGGTTTGACCACGTATCTGCAGCAGGCGCAGACCGGGGTGTGGGACGTGCGGGCCAGCTTCCTGCCGGCCATCTACTTCGAGGGCGTCGGGCTGGCAGGCGGCATCTCGGTGCTGCTGCCCCCGCAGCCCGCAGACGAGGCCATCGCCGACCGGGTGCTCGACAGGCTCGACGGCCTGATCATCACCGGCGGCCGCGACGTCGACCCGGCGGCCTACCGCAGCCGGCGCCACCCGGCGACCGACGAGCCGTCCGCGGACACCCGCACCAGAGACGCCTTCGAGTTCATGCTGCTGCGCGGGGCGCTGCGCAGAGGCATCCCGGTGCTGGGCATCTGCCGCGGCGCTCAGGTGCTCAACGTGGCGCTCGGCGGGACGCTGCACCAGCACCTGCCCGACGTCGTCGGGCACACCCGCCACCAGCAGGGCAACGCGGTGTTCTCCACGTCGTCGATCAGCACCGTGTCCGGCACCAAGGTCGCCGGCCTGATCGGGCCGACCACCGACGCCCAGTGTTACCACCACCAGGCCATCGACCGCCTCGGCGACGGTCTGATCGTCAGCGCGTCGGACGCCGACGGGGTGATCGAAGCGGTGGAGATCGATCCCGCGAAGTACCCCCACAGCTGGGCGATCGCGGTGCAGTGGCATCCCGAGGAACGGCTGGACGACCTTCGACTGTTTGCGGGGCTGGTCGGCGCCGCGACGGCCTACGCGACCGAGAGAGTGAGCCTGTGA
- the cbiQ gene encoding cobalt ECF transporter T component CbiQ: MGAGHSHPLYRDGDSPLHRAPAEAKIVCLVLFVLAVVATPRELFWPFGLYALIILVLWQVARIPLRWILPRMLIEAPFIVLAVLLPFAEGGERVTVAGMELSVAGLYAAWGIVIKGTLGVAASLTLASTTTARELPVALSRLRVPAMIVSVLTLMIRYVDVLTAEARRMRMARVSRGDSPRMLHQVGATAKSVGALFLRSYERGERVYMAMLSRGFDGRVPALAVGSGCVAAATPRQWTVVLLPAAAAVMVAAAAWVLR, encoded by the coding sequence GTGGGCGCAGGTCACTCGCATCCGCTGTACCGCGACGGTGACTCGCCGCTGCATCGGGCACCCGCGGAGGCCAAGATCGTGTGCCTGGTTCTGTTCGTCCTCGCCGTGGTGGCCACGCCGCGGGAGTTGTTCTGGCCCTTCGGTCTCTACGCGCTGATCATCCTCGTGCTGTGGCAGGTGGCGCGTATCCCGCTGCGCTGGATCCTGCCCCGCATGCTCATCGAGGCGCCGTTCATCGTGCTCGCGGTACTCCTGCCGTTCGCCGAGGGCGGTGAGCGGGTCACTGTCGCGGGCATGGAGTTGTCGGTGGCAGGCCTGTACGCGGCGTGGGGCATCGTCATCAAGGGCACCCTCGGTGTGGCCGCGTCTTTGACCCTGGCCTCCACCACCACCGCACGCGAACTCCCTGTCGCGCTGAGCAGGCTCCGGGTTCCCGCGATGATCGTCTCGGTCCTGACGCTGATGATCCGTTATGTCGACGTGCTGACCGCCGAAGCCCGCCGGATGCGGATGGCGCGGGTTTCGCGCGGTGATTCGCCCCGGATGCTGCATCAGGTCGGTGCGACGGCGAAGAGTGTCGGCGCGCTGTTCCTTCGGTCCTATGAACGCGGTGAGCGGGTGTATATGGCGATGCTGTCGCGGGGCTTCGACGGCCGGGTTCCCGCGCTGGCGGTGGGGTCCGGATGTGTCGCCGCCGCGACGCCGCGACAGTGGACGGTCGTGTTGCTGCCTGCGGCGGCCGCGGTGATGGTCGCAGCCGCCGCGTGGGTGCTGAGGTGA
- a CDS encoding sigma-70 family RNA polymerase sigma factor, with translation MNIVMEDEVAQRFERDALPMLDQLYRVAWRYVGNPFDAEDLVQETMLKAYRSFGGFEDGTNIRAWMLRIMTNTWINSYRKRQCRPAEALSEDITDAQLAAHAGHSSSGLQSAELAALQALGDDEVRNALDQLREDQRLVVYYADVEELRYREIALILDIPVGTVMSRLHRGRRALRLLLVDVASDRGYLRDRDRAA, from the coding sequence ATGAATATCGTGATGGAAGATGAGGTAGCGCAACGCTTTGAGCGCGACGCGCTGCCGATGCTCGATCAGCTCTACCGTGTCGCATGGCGTTACGTCGGCAACCCCTTCGATGCCGAGGATCTGGTGCAGGAGACGATGTTGAAGGCCTACCGGTCGTTCGGAGGGTTCGAAGACGGGACGAACATCCGCGCCTGGATGCTGCGGATCATGACCAACACCTGGATCAACTCCTATCGCAAGAGGCAGTGCCGGCCCGCGGAGGCGCTCTCCGAGGACATCACCGATGCGCAACTGGCGGCGCACGCCGGTCATTCGTCGAGCGGACTGCAATCCGCCGAACTGGCGGCGCTGCAGGCTCTCGGCGACGACGAGGTCCGGAACGCACTCGATCAACTGCGCGAGGATCAGCGCCTGGTGGTGTACTACGCGGACGTGGAAGAGTTGCGGTACAGGGAGATTGCGCTCATCCTCGACATCCCGGTGGGAACCGTGATGTCCCGCTTGCACCGTGGGCGGCGCGCCCTGCGGTTACTGCTGGTGGACGTGGCGTCCGACCGGGGCTATCTGCGTGACCGCGACCGCGCCGCGTGA
- a CDS encoding DoxX family protein: MSTETVLETRLNAQSSMALGIFRIAVALLFIMHGTAKLFGWPQGSPAALGAWPMWWAGALEVVLGGLIAVGLFTRPAAFVASGMMAVAYFWRHFPDGFWPIVNGGETAVLYCFVFLLIVFTGPGALTVSRR, from the coding sequence ATGTCAACAGAGACCGTGCTCGAGACACGCCTGAACGCACAGTCGTCCATGGCGCTCGGCATCTTCCGGATCGCCGTCGCGCTGCTGTTCATCATGCACGGAACGGCGAAGCTGTTCGGATGGCCGCAGGGCTCACCCGCCGCGCTCGGCGCTTGGCCGATGTGGTGGGCGGGCGCGCTCGAAGTGGTGCTCGGCGGCCTCATCGCTGTCGGACTGTTCACCCGTCCCGCGGCATTCGTCGCGTCCGGCATGATGGCGGTCGCCTACTTCTGGCGGCACTTCCCCGACGGCTTCTGGCCGATCGTCAACGGTGGTGAGACCGCAGTGCTGTACTGCTTCGTCTTCCTGCTCATCGTTTTCACCGGCCCCGGCGCGCTCACCGTGTCGCGGCGCTGA
- a CDS encoding aldehyde dehydrogenase family protein — translation MTVSEVINPATEQVLRTVEQTDEAGVDDAVARAKVAQRRWARQAPADRAAALRSFAAVVDAHTEELAELEVANSGHPIGNARWEAGHVRDVLQYYSATPERLSGKQIPVAGGWNVTFNEPLGVVGVITPWNFPMTIASWGFAPALAAGNAVLVKPAEWTPLTTIRLGELAVEAGLPADLFCVLPGRGSVVGERFVSHPDVRKIVFTGSTEVGTRVMAGAAAQVKRVTLELGGKSANIVFDDCDLARAAAAAPYGVFDNAGQDCCARSRILVQRNVYDRFMELFEPAVKGVVVGDPRAGETEMGPLVSRKHWDSVAEFVPDDAPVAFRGSAPSGPGYWFPPTVLTPQRGDRTVTEEIFGPVVTVLPFEDEADAIALANDTVYGLSGSIWTDNVSRALRVSRAVEAGNLSVNSHSSVRYSTPFGGFKQSGLGRELGPDAPLSFTETKNVFIAVQPDEEGA, via the coding sequence GTGACCGTCAGTGAAGTGATCAATCCGGCGACCGAGCAGGTGCTGCGCACCGTCGAGCAGACCGACGAGGCCGGCGTCGACGACGCGGTGGCGCGCGCCAAGGTCGCCCAACGGCGCTGGGCGCGGCAGGCTCCCGCGGACCGCGCGGCCGCGCTGCGCTCGTTCGCGGCCGTGGTGGATGCGCACACAGAAGAACTGGCGGAACTGGAAGTGGCGAACTCCGGTCATCCGATCGGGAATGCGCGGTGGGAGGCCGGCCACGTGCGCGATGTCCTCCAGTACTACTCGGCCACGCCGGAACGTCTGTCCGGCAAACAGATTCCGGTCGCCGGCGGGTGGAACGTCACCTTCAACGAGCCGCTCGGGGTGGTCGGGGTGATCACACCGTGGAACTTCCCGATGACGATCGCCTCCTGGGGCTTCGCCCCCGCGCTCGCCGCGGGCAACGCAGTGCTGGTCAAGCCCGCGGAGTGGACACCGCTGACAACGATCCGTCTCGGCGAACTCGCCGTCGAGGCGGGACTGCCCGCCGACCTGTTCTGCGTGTTACCCGGCCGGGGTTCGGTGGTCGGGGAGCGGTTCGTCAGCCATCCCGACGTCCGCAAGATCGTGTTCACCGGATCCACCGAGGTCGGCACCCGGGTGATGGCAGGTGCTGCGGCACAGGTCAAACGGGTCACCCTCGAGCTCGGAGGCAAGAGCGCCAACATCGTCTTCGACGACTGCGACCTGGCGCGCGCCGCTGCCGCCGCGCCGTACGGCGTGTTCGACAACGCCGGGCAGGACTGCTGTGCCCGCAGCCGAATTCTGGTGCAGCGCAATGTTTATGACCGATTCATGGAGCTCTTCGAGCCCGCGGTCAAGGGTGTCGTGGTGGGAGACCCCCGTGCCGGTGAGACCGAAATGGGCCCGTTGGTGTCCCGGAAGCACTGGGACTCGGTGGCGGAGTTCGTTCCCGACGATGCGCCCGTCGCCTTCCGGGGTTCGGCTCCGTCGGGTCCCGGATACTGGTTCCCCCCGACGGTGCTGACTCCGCAGCGCGGCGACCGCACCGTCACCGAGGAGATCTTCGGGCCGGTGGTCACAGTGCTGCCCTTCGAGGACGAAGCCGATGCCATCGCGCTCGCCAACGACACCGTGTACGGACTGTCCGGTTCGATCTGGACCGACAATGTGTCTCGGGCGCTGCGGGTGTCGCGCGCCGTGGAAGCCGGCAATCTGTCGGTGAACTCGCACTCGTCGGTGCGTTACAGCACGCCGTTCGGCGGCTTCAAGCAGTCCGGGCTGGGCCGCGAACTCGGACCGGACGCCCCCCTGTCGTTCACCGAGACGAAGAACGTGTTCATCGCTGTTCAACCCGACGAGGAAGGTGCCTGA